The Carassius carassius chromosome 16, fCarCar2.1, whole genome shotgun sequence genome window below encodes:
- the wdr77 gene encoding methylosome protein 50, with translation MMIKENCWNIPVSAPACMERHLDAVDYRADGTLLLAASSLSGRCWQGSLWVYSDPKLAPSEGFCKAGVQTEAGVTDARWITDRSLLLASDAGSVELWELAEDERLLMNRFSRLEHDDVVTGVSVGAGGRHAVSCSVDCRIKVWDLTQETVTSSYNAHSQPVSSVSCSPVDESLFLSCAQDGRLLLWDRRKPKPASRLDVVSPSCCPTAVAWHPHQSSTIAYGDELGRVTLRDLQTSDGAQTINAHSRRVSRLTFSSDSSPLLASISDDCSVAVVTAELREIFRDRRHQDFVRGVCWVPGGSNVLTTVGWDHQVLHHSITVA, from the exons atgATGATTAAAGAGAACTGCTGGAATATCCCCGTGAGTGCTCCGGCGTGTATGGAGAGACACCTGGACGCCGTGGACTACAGAGCAG ATGGCACTCTGCTGCTGGCCGCGTCCAGTCTGTCGGGCCGCTGCTGGCAGGGCTCTCTGTGGGTGTACAGTGACCCCAAACTGGCCCCCAGCGAGGGCTTCTGTAAGGCGGGGGTCCAGACTGAAGCAGGAGTCACAGACGCCCGGTGGATCACGGACCGCTCACTGCTGCTCGCCTCAGACGCAG GTTCGGTGGAGCTGTGGGAGCTGGCGGAGGACGAGCGGCTGCTGATGAACCGCTTCTCTCGTCTGGAGCACGATGACGTGGTGACGGGTGTGAGTGTGGGCGCCGGCGGGCGTCACGCCGTCAGCTGTAGTGTGGACTGCAG GATCAAAGTCTGGGATCTGACCCAGGAGACCGTCACCAGCTCCTATAACG CTCACTCTCAGCCGGTCAGCAGTGTGTCGTGTTCTCCTGTCGATGAGTCTCTCTTCCTGTCATGTGCTCAG GACGGACGGCTTCTGCTGTGGGACCGACGGAAACCCAAACCCGCCTCTCGCCTcg ACGTGGTGTCTCCCAGCTGCTGCCCCACGGCCGTGGCCTGGCACCCTCATCAGAGCAGCACTATCGCATACG gtgatgAACTGGGTCGAGTGACTCTGAGGGATCTGCAGACGTCAGACGGCGCTCAGACGATAAACGCTCACAGCCGCCGTGTCTCCAGACTGACGTTCTCCTCCGACAG TTCACCCCTGCTGGCCTCTATCAGTGATGACTGCTCCGTTGCCGTGGTTACTGCAGAGCTCAGAGAAAT TTTCAGGGACCGGCGGCACCAGGATTTCGTGCGCGGTGTGTGTTGGGTGCCGGGCGGCTCGAACGTCTTGACCACTGTGGGCTGGGACCATCAGGTGCTGCACCACAGCATCACTGTGGCCTAG
- the LOC132159384 gene encoding uncharacterized protein C6orf132 homolog, translated as MKKGSLNFLGRKNQSLFDTNVEFKDMDQVELVLDSAAIPESGTAKVRSRPTVKHFTSSESVQGFAVPTPKVPVLPPFNEPNINGTGSTTNLHNGRMLSVPDLLQGEIFIPPPPGSAPPPPPSFSAPPPPSFIPPSPKFPAKMDPSLDRASLHPPPMAPPKPPSLTSSDYSADLDLASLKPPPMPPPKPPSETTSFRGSLSSLDVPDIPDCPKFTPPPPPTKASPVLSKAPKTAPPKPIRMSSIPNLDIVSQTPVPSVASNPTPSSFNPQNTAKLYTVQKSTLLGGQTEREKKTQSILLLEDSAGNTVGVVNGNTGKNPGSFQSEVPPTKPARRNSSASHLLDDQPDMAQAPSEPAKVEPKINPEPVRAQNIPTEVPAPISPKIEKTIPDAKQVASPGRPRKYSPILNHRHLNTRGADGSLKKETSTSPLALLMAAKERDKQRTALSQQNSNSTEPVSSVIQPSEEKPNSFTVIPRNPTPNSPNAQLKSTTNTQPLSSLSTKVDLPDISYSKPEVRSTPLRSPMSSSVSGLDVPVRGVEIGEDLVFIPPPPEFANSDSEEEPPVPPPSHRAPAPPLKSAPPPAKTFLPPTITSIHPPSHPPPATPVIPAHTPSKSLPTPIINGPLPSQHSLTPPPAKASLPPTPPPVNTGPLTLPKPKPPKAPGPPPNIQPQSKTTFQMKPAQPPAQVPPSVSASQATLLSILQKKMLEMDPKFSAVKEVEVNGDDWNSPLSDDEATSPLATYNPMTNRSPTLPTQTRGVDMKELETKAAKKAQNLATSAKTQNSNNPSTKQQFGMSFTVRPGAKQPITPVIKDGSS; from the exons ATGAAGAAAGGATCGCTCAATTTCCTGGGTCGGAAGAACCAGTCTCTATTCGACACCAATGTGGAGTTCAAGGACATGG ATCAAGTGGAGCTGGTGTTGGACTCAGCTGCCATCCCCGAGTCTGGAACCGCTAAAGTGCGCTCGCGTCCGACTGTCAAACACTTCACG TCGTCTGAGAGTGTGCAAGGGTTTGCAGTTCCAACACCCAAGGTACCAGTTCTTCCGCCATTCAACGAGCCCAATATAAATGGTACAG GAAGCACCACAAACCTCCACAATGGAAGGATGCTTTCCGTCCCTGACCTCCTCCAGGGGGAAATATTTATTCCGCCTCCACCTGGCTCCGCCCCTCCACCACCTCCTTCTTTTTCAGCCCCGCCACCTCCATCATTCATCCCTCCCTCACCAAAGTTCCCTGCCAAAATGGACCCTTCTTTAGACCGTGCAAGCCTGCATCCCCCTCCAATGGCACCCCCAAAACCACCATCACTTACCAGTTCTGATTACAGTGCAGATTTAGACTTGGCCTCCCTCAAACCTCCTCCAATGCCTCCTCCAAAACCTCCATCGGAAACAACCAGCTTCAGAGGTTCTCTCTCTAGCCTTGATGTTCCAGATATCCCAGATTGCCCCAAGTTCACCCCACCTCCACCCCCGACAAAAGCCTCACCTGTTCTTTCAAAAGCTCCAAAAACAGCACCTCCAAAACCCATCCGAATGTCTTCCATACCAAACCTGGACATCGTGTCCCAAACTCCTGTGCCATCTGTTGCTTCTAACCCAACACCATCTAGCTTCAATCCCCAGAACACAGCCAAACTCTACACTGTGCAGAAGAGCACACTACTTGGCGGGCAGacagaaagggaaaaaaagaccCAGTCCATCCTGCTGCTGGAAGATTCTGCTGGAAACACGGTTGGTGTTGTCAATGGGAACACTGGAAAAAATCCTGGATCTTTCCAATCTGAGGTGCCACCAACCAAACCAGCCCGTAGGAACAGCTCCGCCTCTCATCTACTGGATGACCAGCCAGACATGGCACAAGCACCAAGTGAACCAGCCAAGGTAGAGCCCAAAATAAACCCGGAGCCAGTACGGGCACAGAACATTCCCACTGAGGTACCAGCACCAATCTCGCCCAAAATAGAGAAAACGATACCTGATGCTAAGCAGGTTGCGTCCCCAGGCAGGCCTCGCAAGTACAGCCCCATTTTGAACCATCGACATCTCAACACACGGGGCGCAGATGGCTCACTAAAGAAAGAGACCTCAACTTCACCTTTGGCTTTGCTGATGGCTGCAAAGGAAAGAGATAAGCAGAGAACTGCTCTATCACAACAGAACAGTAACTCAACAGAGCCAGTCAGTTCGGTGATCCAACCTAGTGAAGAAAAACCAAACTCTTTCACCGTCATTCCTCGAAACCCAACACCAAACAGTCCTAATGCACAATTAAAGTCCACCACAAACACGCAACCCCTCAGCTCGCTATCAACCAAAGTCGACCTTCCAGATATATCCTACTCGAAGCCAGAGGTAAGATCAACCCCTCTACGAAGCCCAATGAGCAGCTCTGTTAGTGGTCTGGATGTCCCTGTTAGAGGTGTGGAAATTGGAGAAGACTTGGTCTTCATTCCACCGCCTCCTGAATTTGCCAACTCTGACTCTGAAGAGGAACCTCCAGTTCCCCCACCAAGTCACCGCGCTCCTGCTCCACCTTTGAAAAGTGCCCCTCCACCTGCGAAAACCTTCTTACCTCCTACTATTACCAGCATCCACCCTCCAAGTCACCCCCCTCCTGCTACCCCTGTAATACCTGCCCATACACCTTCTAAATCCTTACCTACTCCAATCATAAATGGTCCCTTGCCAAGCCAACATTCTCTTACTCCTCCACCTGCCAAAGCCTCCCTACCTCCGACCCCACCTCCTGTCAACACTGGGCCCCTCACTTTGCCCAAACCTAAACCTCCCAAGGCCCCAGGACCTCCCCCAAATATCCAGCCCCAATCCAAAACAACTTTTCAAATGAAACCCGCTCAACCCCCTGCACAAGTGCCTCCATCCGTCTCCGCTAGCCAAGCAACACTTCTCAGCATCCTGCAGAAGAAGATGCTAGAGATGGACCCCAAGTTCTCGGCTGTCAAAGAGGTGGAGGTCAATGGAGATGACTGGAACTCTCCACTGTCCGATGACGAGGCCACGTCGCCCCTTGCCACATACAATCCTATGACAAACCGGAGTCCCACCCTGCCGACGCAAACACGTGGAGTGGACATGAAGGAGCTGGAAACCAAAGCAGCCAAAAAAGCTCAAAATTTGGCAACTTCGGCTAAAACCCAGAACAG TAATAACCCATCAACCAAACAGCAGTTTGGAATGTCTTTCACCGTGAGACCTGGAGCCAAACAACCAATAACGCCCGTCATCAAAGACGGTTCGTCCTGA
- the LOC132159417 gene encoding guanylyl cyclase-activating protein 1-like — MGNTSGISVKELSACHSHWWYRKFMTECPSGQLTFYEFKKFFGLKNLSETSNEYVKTMFKTFDINDDGCIDFMEYVAALSLVLKGGVQQKLRWYFKLFDVDGSGCIDREELLLIFKAIEAINGVEQEFSAEELTNMVFNKIDVNGDGELSLDEFIEGIQADEVLSVMLTQSLDLTHIVSNIYTDMGSADMGSA; from the exons ATGGGAAACACCTCTGGCATATCAGTGAAGGAGCTGAGCGCATGTCACTCCCATTGGTGGTACCGCAAGTTCATGACCGAGTGTCCGTCCGGTCAGCTCACCTTCTACGAGTTCAAGAAGTTCTTCGGCCTGAAGAATCTGTCCGAAACATCCAACGAGTACGTCAAGACCATGTTCAAGACCTTCGACATTAACGAC GACGGCTGCATTGATTTCATGGAGTACGTGGCAGCTCTGAGTTTGGTTCTGAAGGGTGGAGTTCAGCAGAAGCTGCGCTGGTACTTTAAACTGTTTGACGTGGATGGCAGCGGCTGCATCGACCGCGAGGAGCTCCTACTCATCTTCAAG GCCATTGAAGCCATTAACGGAGTAGAGCAGGAGTTTTCCGCTGAAGAACTGACCAACATGGTGTTTAACAAGATTGATGTTAACGGAGACG gtgagCTGTCTCTGGATGAGTTCATCGAGGGCATCCAGGCGGACGAGGTTCTGTCGGTGATGTTGACCCAGAGTCTGGATCTGACTCATATCGTCAGTAACATCTACACAGACATGGGCTCAGC